The following proteins come from a genomic window of Desulfurococcus sp.:
- a CDS encoding DNA-directed RNA polymerase subunit H produces MSESEVDILEHELVPKHEVLPPEEAYRILKKLGVEPWQLPWISVNDPAARAVGAKPGDIIRIIRKSPTAGVFVAYRYVVVDTSEQGG; encoded by the coding sequence ATGAGTGAAAGTGAAGTAGACATACTAGAGCATGAACTAGTACCTAAACACGAGGTTCTACCACCCGAGGAAGCCTACAGGATTTTAAAGAAGCTGGGGGTGGAGCCCTGGCAGCTACCCTGGATATCTGTGAATGACCCTGCAGCTAGAGCTGTTGGAGCTAAACCAGGAGATATAATAAGGATTATAAGGAAGAGTCCGACTGCAGGAGTCTTTGTTGCTTACAGGTATGTAGTAGTAGATACATCCGAGCAGGGTGGCTGA
- a CDS encoding orc1/cdc6 family replication initiation protein yields the protein MEDIIDRLIKERGLSSKIFKSREVLHPDYIPDTLPHRESEIRRLAEHLLVSLRGARPSNVLIYGLTGTGKTVVAKYVVSRMKEKASSLDTRLDYAYVNTRKLDTTYRVMASIAQSLGLRVPHTGLATSEVYRRYINALESWGGLHIIVLDEVDYYVKREGDDLIYKLVRANEELKRAKIILVGITNDINFVENLDPRVRSSMGEVEMVFPPYNAEQLFTILKQRAELAFNPGVMDDGVISYCAALAAREHGDARRALDLLRVSGEIAEREGAERVTIEHVKKATLEIEEGRIYQSVVTLPFHQKIVLKKILELVEANRIVTSSEVYSEYVKAMKNLKYEPLSPRRISEIIAQLDMMGLVLTETISRGRHGVVKVIRIKDDVRKIIKETLKDLEVA from the coding sequence TTGGAGGATATAATTGACAGGCTTATCAAGGAGCGAGGGTTATCCTCGAAAATATTTAAGAGCAGGGAGGTGCTCCACCCCGACTACATACCTGATACCCTACCACATAGAGAGAGCGAGATTAGAAGGCTTGCCGAGCACCTCCTAGTCTCTCTGCGAGGAGCTAGACCGAGCAACGTGCTCATATACGGGTTAACTGGTACTGGTAAAACCGTTGTAGCCAAGTACGTGGTCAGCCGGATGAAGGAGAAGGCCAGCTCACTGGACACGAGGCTGGATTACGCTTACGTGAACACCAGGAAGCTTGATACAACCTACAGGGTTATGGCGAGTATAGCTCAGAGCCTAGGTTTAAGAGTACCCCACACAGGTCTTGCTACAAGCGAAGTCTACAGAAGGTATATTAATGCTCTTGAAAGCTGGGGCGGCCTACACATCATAGTTCTGGATGAAGTCGACTACTACGTTAAGCGTGAAGGAGACGATTTAATCTACAAGTTGGTGAGAGCTAACGAGGAGTTGAAGAGAGCGAAGATAATCCTTGTAGGTATAACTAACGACATAAACTTCGTTGAAAACCTTGACCCGAGAGTTAGATCAAGCATGGGTGAAGTCGAGATGGTTTTCCCACCCTACAACGCCGAGCAGTTATTCACTATACTGAAGCAGAGGGCTGAACTAGCCTTCAATCCAGGTGTAATGGATGACGGCGTTATCTCCTACTGTGCAGCCCTAGCGGCGAGAGAGCATGGCGATGCAAGAAGAGCACTAGACCTCCTTAGAGTCTCAGGCGAGATAGCTGAGAGAGAAGGCGCTGAGAGAGTAACAATCGAGCATGTTAAAAAAGCTACACTAGAGATCGAGGAAGGCAGAATATACCAGAGTGTTGTAACACTACCATTCCACCAGAAGATCGTGTTGAAGAAGATCCTCGAGCTCGTTGAAGCCAACCGCATCGTGACGTCAAGTGAAGTCTACTCAGAGTACGTTAAAGCAATGAAGAACCTCAAGTATGAGCCGCTGTCACCACGCAGGATAAGCGAGATAATAGCTCAGCTAGACATGATGGGGCTTGTTTTAACAGAAACTATCAGCCGGGGGAGACATGGAGTCGTGAAAGTCATCAGGATTAAAGATGACGTCAGAAAGATAATCAAGGAGACACTTAAAGACTTAGAGGTAGCCTGA
- a CDS encoding DUF99 family protein, which translates to MILEDSAPGVYEAFDDGFFPAEFKSSRGDTYIAGVEATSSFRVVRITLARIPVDGGQAYKAVLNASRQLQGSVVFLDGVTYAGFDVVDPFSLNVETGKPVIAIQLYPLNLERIRRALVKHFNDWRERFKVIESYTKSLTVVDTPWRPIEIAPVGVSLEEAIRILRRTSIYSPEPEPLRIAGRVASSLTRLMHQGLIRC; encoded by the coding sequence ATGATTCTCGAGGATAGCGCGCCAGGCGTCTACGAGGCATTCGACGACGGCTTCTTCCCGGCGGAATTCAAGAGTAGTAGGGGCGATACATATATAGCTGGCGTTGAGGCCACCAGCTCCTTTAGAGTAGTAAGAATAACACTCGCTAGAATCCCAGTGGATGGAGGACAAGCTTATAAAGCTGTACTCAATGCGTCAAGACAACTCCAGGGTAGCGTGGTGTTCCTAGACGGAGTAACCTACGCTGGCTTTGATGTCGTAGACCCCTTCAGCCTTAATGTGGAGACAGGTAAGCCTGTTATAGCTATTCAACTATACCCATTAAACCTTGAGAGAATTAGAAGAGCCCTAGTAAAGCACTTCAATGACTGGAGGGAGAGATTCAAGGTTATAGAATCATACACTAAAAGCCTCACCGTAGTGGATACTCCCTGGAGGCCCATAGAGATCGCCCCGGTAGGAGTAAGCTTGGAGGAAGCTATTAGGATCCTAAGGAGGACTAGCATCTACAGTCCTGAACCAGAGCCTCTGAGAATAGCTGGTAGAGTAGCCTCATCCCTGACAAGACTCATGCATCAAGGATTAATTAGATGCTAG
- a CDS encoding phosphoenolpyruvate carboxykinase (GTP), whose translation MNSHATLPGGQATSNILQRLARYTDEKNLERLSKIRDKRLLEWLADVAELLEPSSIFVNTGSPEDIEYIRRRAVEKGEEIPSKRNPMHTVHFDGIRDLARDRENTRILVAEGKAISMINTKNRDEGLRELADIYRGIMRGKEMYVGFYCFGPKGSPYTLYGVQVTDSAYVAHSENILYRVCYDVFVEKGDSIEYMRFLHSTGELDEHGWSKNISKRRIYIDLQDSITYSVNTQYAGNTVGLKKLALRLCVYKGFKEGWLCEHMFIAGMKGPGDRITYFTGAFPAGCGKTSTALIMDTLVGDDLALIRNVNGEAIALNPEVGMFGIIDGVNPVDDPEIYEVLTSRETEVIFSNVLLTVDGDVWWNGKPEEPKRGLNYAGEWWPGKLDENGRPVKPSHPNARFTTSIFYLSKVDPRIDDPSGVPVSGMIFGGRDPDTWVPVEEAFNWVHGVVTKGASLESERTTAVLGETGLMEFNPFAILDFLSISPGDFIELHFRFGDSLEKHPRIYSVNYFLRDEKGRYLTEKVDKRVWLKWMELRVNNEVEALEAPTGFIPLYDDLERLFKSELGKEFPLELYEKLFSIRVAKHLEKAERIYKIYAGIPETPRLFHDTLVQHKRRLKEALEKYGSTIPPSRLDKR comes from the coding sequence TTGAACTCTCATGCCACGCTACCCGGTGGCCAAGCCACGAGTAATATACTCCAGCGGCTAGCTAGATACACCGACGAGAAGAACCTCGAGAGACTCTCTAAGATAAGAGATAAAAGGCTGCTGGAATGGCTGGCAGATGTAGCTGAGCTTCTAGAGCCTAGCTCTATATTCGTTAACACTGGTTCACCCGAGGATATAGAGTACATTAGGCGGAGAGCTGTTGAAAAAGGCGAGGAAATACCGAGTAAACGCAACCCCATGCACACTGTCCACTTCGATGGGATCCGAGACCTAGCGAGGGATAGAGAGAATACTAGAATACTTGTAGCAGAAGGTAAAGCTATCTCAATGATCAATACTAAGAATCGGGATGAAGGGCTAAGAGAGCTCGCAGATATCTACCGCGGTATAATGCGCGGTAAGGAAATGTACGTGGGCTTCTACTGCTTCGGCCCTAAGGGCTCACCCTACACTCTATACGGTGTTCAAGTAACAGACTCCGCGTATGTTGCTCACAGCGAGAACATACTGTACAGGGTGTGCTACGATGTCTTCGTGGAGAAGGGGGACTCCATAGAGTACATGAGGTTCCTTCACAGCACTGGAGAGCTAGATGAACACGGGTGGAGTAAGAATATTTCAAAGAGGAGGATATACATAGACCTCCAGGACTCCATTACTTACAGTGTGAACACTCAGTACGCTGGGAATACTGTAGGCTTGAAGAAGCTGGCGTTAAGGCTCTGCGTATACAAGGGGTTCAAGGAGGGATGGCTCTGCGAGCACATGTTTATAGCCGGCATGAAGGGGCCGGGTGATAGAATCACTTATTTCACTGGAGCATTCCCTGCTGGATGCGGGAAGACTTCAACAGCACTCATAATGGATACTCTTGTAGGTGATGACCTAGCACTCATTAGAAACGTTAACGGGGAGGCTATAGCATTAAATCCGGAGGTAGGGATGTTCGGGATTATAGATGGTGTTAACCCAGTAGACGACCCAGAGATCTACGAGGTGCTTACATCAAGGGAAACCGAGGTCATATTCTCTAATGTACTCCTCACAGTAGATGGAGACGTATGGTGGAATGGTAAGCCTGAAGAACCCAAGCGGGGGTTAAACTATGCTGGTGAATGGTGGCCTGGAAAACTCGATGAAAACGGGAGGCCTGTTAAGCCGTCTCATCCCAACGCTAGGTTCACCACTAGTATATTCTATCTCAGCAAAGTGGATCCAAGGATAGATGATCCAAGCGGGGTGCCAGTGAGCGGAATGATCTTCGGTGGCAGGGACCCAGATACATGGGTTCCCGTAGAGGAGGCCTTCAACTGGGTTCACGGCGTGGTTACAAAGGGTGCCTCACTAGAATCCGAGAGAACTACTGCAGTTCTCGGCGAAACAGGTTTAATGGAGTTCAACCCCTTCGCGATACTAGACTTCCTATCAATATCCCCAGGCGACTTCATCGAGCTACACTTCAGGTTCGGGGACAGCTTAGAGAAGCATCCTAGGATATATAGTGTCAACTACTTCCTGAGAGATGAGAAAGGCAGGTATCTTACAGAGAAGGTTGACAAGAGAGTATGGTTGAAGTGGATGGAGCTCAGAGTGAACAATGAGGTTGAAGCTCTAGAAGCCCCCACAGGATTCATACCACTATATGATGACTTAGAGCGATTATTCAAAAGCGAGCTAGGCAAGGAGTTCCCCCTCGAGCTCTACGAGAAGCTCTTCTCAATAAGAGTCGCAAAGCACCTCGAGAAGGCTGAGAGAATATATAAGATATACGCTGGTATACCCGAAACACCACGATTATTCCACGATACCCTAGTGCAGCATAAGCGGAGGCTGAAGGAAGCATTAGAGAAGTATGGCTCCACGATCCCCCCATCAAGGCTGGATAAACGCTAA
- a CDS encoding aspartate aminotransferase family protein, whose amino-acid sequence MSDPGSTAGSATQHVLDKYWRYVSRGFFFKYFPMVVAKARNARVWDLEGREYIDFLSSAAVFNVGHNNEEVLQAVKSQLDKFTHYVLYLYHEPVVELAELLVKITPGSFSKKVVFELSGGGACDTALKSALIYTRRPLIVSFNYSYHGTTALDIAVGGSFPREIRELMQFKNVYFAEYPDTYRCIGGVRDPEECGALYLSRLKELVENLGGSRIAAIIFEPIQGDGGVLVPPANFIRGLKEIAEKHGIVLIADEIQSGMGRTGRLFAIEHYSIEPDVIVLGKALGGGMPISAVVGRSEILDSAPPQTYASSLAAHACSAAAAIAVIKYITRNNLHERARRLGEHALRRLSELKEKYEQVGDVRGLGLMIGVDIVADKASRKPDRKTALKIIWRAWEKGLIVMTYGKYGNVLRIAPPLTIPEEDLDKGIDILEEAIRDVRDGRVPDEVVDRMIAWE is encoded by the coding sequence TTGAGCGATCCCGGTAGTACCGCGGGGAGTGCTACACAGCACGTGCTAGACAAGTACTGGAGGTATGTTTCAAGAGGCTTCTTCTTCAAGTACTTCCCCATGGTGGTTGCTAAAGCTAGGAATGCCAGGGTATGGGATTTAGAGGGAAGAGAGTACATTGATTTTCTTTCGAGTGCTGCAGTTTTCAATGTAGGACACAACAACGAGGAGGTTTTGCAGGCTGTTAAATCCCAGCTCGATAAGTTTACACACTATGTTCTCTACCTATATCACGAGCCTGTGGTAGAACTGGCAGAACTCCTCGTTAAGATAACTCCGGGCTCCTTCAGTAAGAAAGTAGTCTTTGAGTTAAGCGGCGGGGGAGCTTGTGATACAGCATTAAAGTCCGCCCTCATATACACACGTAGGCCTCTAATAGTATCATTCAACTACTCGTATCATGGAACTACTGCTCTAGATATAGCTGTAGGAGGCTCATTTCCCCGGGAGATCCGCGAGTTAATGCAGTTCAAGAACGTGTACTTCGCTGAATACCCTGATACCTACAGGTGTATAGGCGGCGTGAGGGATCCAGAGGAGTGCGGCGCCCTCTACTTATCGAGGCTTAAAGAACTCGTTGAAAACCTTGGGGGGTCAAGAATAGCTGCAATAATATTTGAGCCTATACAGGGTGATGGAGGAGTCCTAGTTCCACCAGCTAACTTCATTAGAGGATTAAAGGAGATAGCAGAAAAGCATGGCATCGTGTTAATAGCTGATGAAATACAGAGCGGGATGGGTAGGACTGGAAGATTATTCGCCATTGAACACTACTCTATAGAACCCGATGTAATAGTACTAGGGAAGGCTCTCGGCGGGGGAATGCCTATTTCAGCTGTAGTCGGGAGAAGCGAGATACTTGACTCAGCCCCACCGCAAACCTACGCTTCATCTTTAGCAGCGCATGCATGCTCAGCTGCAGCAGCTATAGCAGTCATCAAGTATATCACTAGAAACAACCTCCATGAGAGAGCACGTAGGCTAGGCGAGCATGCATTAAGAAGGCTCAGCGAGCTGAAAGAGAAGTACGAGCAGGTGGGAGATGTCAGAGGTTTAGGGTTAATGATAGGAGTCGATATAGTAGCAGATAAAGCGAGCAGGAAGCCCGACCGCAAAACAGCACTAAAGATCATCTGGAGAGCATGGGAGAAAGGGCTCATAGTAATGACCTACGGGAAGTATGGTAATGTTCTAAGAATAGCCCCACCGCTAACTATACCGGAGGAGGATCTAGATAAAGGGATAGATATACTCGAAGAGGCCATCAGGGATGTCAGAGACGGCAGAGTCCCGGATGAAGTAGTCGATAGGATGATCGCATGGGAGTAG
- a CDS encoding alanine:cation symporter family protein, which produces MSIIDTIINTINYINALVWGLPAVIILAGTGLAVSVLSGFAQIRYFRKALKNMVYKGTGAKGEIRPFAVWWAVMGATVGVGNIAGVSTAIHLGGAGALFWMWVCAILGMMTKAIEATLANYTKRVTPEGRVEGGTPYYIRLIPVVGPALAVIFSIFTFIAAFGIGNMVQANSVAHAAEYIAGMYKGSPEVARLLAGILMLVFTALVVRGGLKRIAEVSNYLVPFMVTWYIAVSIIALVIYAENLPLTIREIFTYAFTPQAAAVGLAGWVVYSAIRCGFC; this is translated from the coding sequence ATGAGCATCATAGATACAATCATAAATACAATAAACTACATTAATGCGCTAGTATGGGGGCTACCTGCAGTAATAATTCTTGCTGGAACAGGGCTAGCAGTAAGCGTTCTCAGCGGGTTTGCCCAGATCAGGTATTTTAGAAAAGCCCTCAAAAATATGGTGTATAAGGGCACTGGAGCTAAAGGCGAGATACGGCCCTTCGCCGTCTGGTGGGCTGTGATGGGTGCAACTGTTGGCGTGGGTAATATAGCAGGAGTTTCGACAGCTATACATTTAGGTGGTGCTGGAGCACTCTTCTGGATGTGGGTCTGCGCTATTCTCGGAATGATGACTAAAGCTATCGAGGCAACACTTGCAAATTACACGAAGAGAGTCACCCCTGAGGGACGGGTAGAAGGTGGAACCCCATACTACATCAGGCTCATCCCGGTGGTGGGTCCAGCTCTAGCGGTAATATTTTCTATATTCACGTTTATTGCTGCATTCGGTATTGGAAACATGGTTCAAGCTAACTCGGTAGCTCACGCCGCCGAGTATATTGCTGGAATGTATAAGGGCTCTCCCGAGGTGGCTAGACTGCTAGCAGGCATCTTGATGCTAGTATTCACAGCTCTAGTCGTCCGAGGAGGCTTGAAAAGAATCGCAGAGGTATCAAACTACCTGGTTCCCTTCATGGTTACCTGGTATATTGCTGTAAGTATTATCGCACTGGTGATATACGCTGAAAATCTCCCACTAACAATTAGAGAGATATTTACCTACGCTTTCACACCACAAGCAGCTGCCGTAGGCCTTGCAGGCTGGGTGGTTTACTCGGCTATTAGGTGCGGTTTTTGCTAG
- a CDS encoding alanine:cation symporter family protein, whose protein sequence is MQAGWFTRLLGAVFARGLFSNEVGLGSAPNAYAYMAVDHPGRAGLYGMFEVFMDTIVICSMTGLVDIATRAYIERTDLTGAALVTEAFRRVYGDWAPIPLGVALALFAYTTLITWGWNGEVNWVYFWSKTLRLPEKPVRWVWRVMWVIPIVPAAIAGEMLEVFWNFADMANGFMAIPNLIAVAYFAPVGVGLIKEFLRSGKI, encoded by the coding sequence TTGCAGGCTGGGTGGTTTACTCGGCTATTAGGTGCGGTTTTTGCTAGAGGACTGTTTTCAAATGAAGTCGGGTTAGGCAGCGCCCCCAACGCCTACGCGTACATGGCTGTGGACCACCCCGGTAGAGCAGGGCTCTACGGGATGTTCGAGGTCTTTATGGATACAATAGTCATATGCAGCATGACTGGCTTAGTGGATATTGCCACACGAGCATATATTGAGAGAACAGATTTAACTGGTGCTGCTCTAGTTACTGAAGCATTCCGTAGAGTTTATGGTGATTGGGCTCCCATACCGCTTGGCGTAGCACTAGCATTATTCGCTTACACTACGCTAATAACATGGGGGTGGAATGGTGAAGTCAACTGGGTTTACTTCTGGAGTAAAACTCTCCGGTTGCCTGAGAAGCCTGTGAGATGGGTGTGGAGGGTCATGTGGGTTATACCAATAGTTCCTGCTGCTATTGCTGGAGAAATGCTAGAGGTATTCTGGAATTTTGCTGACATGGCTAATGGATTTATGGCTATCCCGAACCTTATAGCTGTAGCCTACTTCGCCCCTGTAGGTGTAGGGTTGATCAAGGAGTTCTTGAGAAGCGGGAAAATATGA
- a CDS encoding radical SAM protein, whose protein sequence is MVSSRMAQLSLAKKPGEMAYILPKLKSGEEVLSLTTSVCPYCYRVLPAIIVEREGKVYIRRVCPEHGEVEEVYYGDVAFYKRVTKYSEDGRGSRHIYTQVKTYCPFNCGLCPMHKQHSALVNLVVTNRCNLSCWYCFFYSEAAGYVYEPTLEQIKAMVNTIKKQGVTVAVQLTGGEPTLREDLVDIVRLLREEGVRHIQLNTNGLKFAELYLEDPAKAVEYARQLRVNGVNTVYLSFDGVSPVTNWKNHWEIPYIFEVFRKAGMTSVVLVPTVIRGVNTHELGAIVRFAAKHIDIVRSVNFQPVSLTGYMKKHEREKYRVTIPDVVKLLEEQTNGEVPRDAWFPINVSAIFSRFVEGFSGEFKFEMSNHPICGVGTYIYVEKSSSGVKLIPVTSFLDVEGLLEYLREKWEDLVSGSSRYLVGLKLLYSIRKFIDTSRQPEGLDLYKLLFNVIVKRSYDALSELHYKLLFLGQMHFMDLYNYDIQRVQRCNIHYSTPDGRLIPFCAFNIFDDIYRDKIMKEYGVPLEEYSAKYNLPKGVVTRKYIRDRRKLESSEIYKQAYEGIKP, encoded by the coding sequence ATGGTGAGCTCACGTATGGCTCAGTTAAGCTTAGCTAAGAAGCCTGGTGAGATGGCTTATATTCTACCGAAGCTTAAGAGCGGTGAGGAGGTTTTATCTCTTACAACCAGTGTTTGCCCTTACTGCTACCGTGTTCTCCCAGCTATCATAGTTGAGAGGGAGGGTAAAGTCTACATTAGAAGAGTCTGCCCAGAGCACGGTGAGGTAGAAGAAGTATACTATGGTGATGTAGCCTTCTATAAGAGGGTGACGAAGTACAGTGAGGATGGAAGAGGCTCTAGACACATCTACACGCAGGTGAAAACCTACTGCCCATTCAACTGTGGTTTATGCCCTATGCACAAGCAGCACAGCGCTTTAGTAAACCTTGTTGTAACAAACCGCTGTAACCTCTCATGCTGGTACTGCTTCTTCTACTCTGAGGCAGCTGGATACGTCTACGAGCCGACTCTAGAGCAGATTAAAGCCATGGTTAACACCATTAAGAAGCAGGGGGTTACTGTAGCTGTCCAGTTAACTGGAGGCGAGCCAACGCTTAGAGAAGACCTTGTTGATATTGTAAGGCTTCTAAGAGAAGAAGGTGTTAGACACATACAGTTGAATACGAATGGCTTGAAATTCGCTGAGTTATACCTTGAGGATCCGGCTAAAGCCGTCGAGTACGCCAGGCAGTTAAGAGTAAACGGGGTTAACACAGTCTACTTAAGCTTCGACGGTGTATCCCCTGTCACAAACTGGAAGAACCACTGGGAGATACCTTATATTTTCGAGGTATTCAGGAAAGCCGGCATGACTAGTGTTGTCCTAGTTCCAACAGTTATTCGAGGTGTTAACACCCACGAGCTCGGAGCTATAGTGAGGTTTGCAGCCAAGCATATAGACATAGTTAGATCCGTGAACTTCCAGCCGGTTAGTCTAACAGGATACATGAAGAAGCATGAGAGAGAAAAATACAGGGTTACAATACCGGATGTAGTCAAGCTGTTAGAAGAGCAGACGAATGGAGAGGTACCACGGGACGCCTGGTTCCCAATAAACGTTAGTGCTATATTCTCAAGGTTCGTGGAGGGATTCAGCGGTGAATTCAAGTTCGAGATGAGTAATCACCCTATATGCGGTGTTGGAACATACATCTATGTTGAGAAGAGTAGTAGCGGGGTTAAGCTGATACCTGTGACAAGCTTCCTTGATGTAGAAGGCCTCCTCGAGTACCTGAGGGAGAAGTGGGAGGACTTGGTCTCAGGCTCCAGCAGGTATCTTGTAGGCTTGAAGCTACTGTACTCTATCAGGAAGTTCATTGATACAAGCAGGCAGCCTGAAGGCCTCGACTTATACAAGCTGCTATTTAATGTTATTGTTAAGAGGAGCTATGATGCCCTCAGCGAGCTCCACTACAAGCTACTCTTCCTCGGGCAAATGCACTTCATGGACTTATACAACTACGATATACAGAGAGTTCAGAGATGCAACATACACTACTCAACACCCGACGGCAGGCTCATACCTTTCTGCGCCTTCAACATATTCGATGACATCTACCGGGATAAGATAATGAAGGAGTACGGTGTACCCCTAGAGGAGTACTCAGCTAAATACAATCTTCCAAAGGGTGTTGTCACAAGGAAGTACATTAGGGATAGAAGAAAGCTTGAGTCAAGCGAGATATACAAGCAAGCATACGAGGGAATTAAACCATAG
- a CDS encoding adenylate kinase family protein produces the protein MGMLIVIAGTPGTGKTSVSRELSLITGLPVVDLGSFALEKGFIVDFDYERNSYVVDEDALSQSIVELASKSESDLIVSTLYPEILKPEIVRYVFVLRTHPLILEKRLEAKNWSRRKINENIMAEILGVVSYNAVEAFGEEKVFEVDTSNTTPREAAEMISRIMSGVEAVKPGVRVDWLLLLPVEVVSRFKDYE, from the coding sequence ATGGGCATGCTCATAGTTATAGCTGGCACACCAGGTACAGGTAAGACTAGTGTTTCTAGAGAGCTCTCACTGATAACAGGGCTTCCAGTAGTAGACTTAGGTAGCTTTGCACTTGAAAAAGGATTTATAGTAGACTTCGACTACGAGAGGAATAGCTATGTGGTAGACGAGGATGCTTTATCCCAGAGTATAGTGGAGCTTGCCTCGAAGTCGGAAAGTGATCTCATAGTGTCGACGCTCTACCCTGAGATCCTCAAGCCGGAGATCGTTAGATACGTGTTTGTGCTTAGAACACACCCGCTGATACTCGAGAAAAGGCTTGAAGCAAAGAATTGGAGTAGGAGAAAGATTAACGAGAACATCATGGCTGAGATACTAGGCGTAGTCTCCTATAATGCTGTGGAAGCCTTCGGAGAAGAAAAAGTATTTGAAGTAGACACCTCGAATACCACGCCGAGAGAAGCTGCTGAAATGATATCAAGGATTATGAGTGGCGTGGAAGCAGTTAAACCCGGGGTAAGAGTAGACTGGCTGCTCCTACTCCCAGTGGAAGTAGTCTCGAGGTTCAAGGACTATGAGTAG
- a CDS encoding 50S ribosome-binding GTPase, producing the protein MSSRGGFTLASWRQLERMISRVDVVLMVLDVRDPLSTFSKRLESMVYKLGKKLILVLNKADLVPRSVAEEWKEYFEERGYTTVYMAAARHMGTLVLRRTIRRVAPSLPTVVAVAGFPKVGKSSIINGLKGRHSAPTSPYPGSPGYTRHFQLYRIDKNIMILDSPGVIPVEGGMLEAVIRGYPPEKLEDPVPPAVMLVERILKYHPDAFEKAYGVKSREPLRILEEIALKRGWVYKTTKEPLIEEAARAVIRGYHDGVIPFYIRPSWINRGAGEHVDSS; encoded by the coding sequence ATGAGTAGCCGGGGAGGTTTCACGCTGGCGTCCTGGAGGCAGCTTGAAAGAATGATCTCTAGAGTAGACGTCGTGTTAATGGTGCTTGATGTAAGAGACCCATTGAGCACTTTCAGCAAGAGGCTTGAATCCATGGTCTACAAGCTCGGGAAGAAGTTAATACTAGTACTCAATAAAGCCGACCTAGTTCCTAGGAGCGTTGCAGAAGAGTGGAAGGAGTACTTTGAGGAGAGAGGGTACACTACAGTCTACATGGCTGCAGCAAGACATATGGGTACACTAGTCCTCAGGAGGACTATACGTAGAGTTGCTCCCTCACTACCCACAGTAGTCGCTGTAGCAGGATTCCCTAAGGTCGGTAAGTCCTCGATCATCAATGGATTAAAAGGAAGGCATTCAGCCCCCACAAGCCCCTACCCGGGAAGCCCAGGGTATACAAGGCACTTCCAGCTCTACAGGATCGACAAGAATATAATGATACTAGACTCCCCTGGCGTAATCCCCGTTGAAGGCGGGATGCTTGAAGCAGTGATCAGAGGCTACCCGCCCGAGAAGCTGGAGGATCCAGTCCCCCCGGCAGTTATGCTAGTCGAGAGGATCTTAAAGTATCATCCCGATGCCTTCGAGAAAGCTTATGGTGTTAAATCTAGAGAGCCCCTTAGAATACTCGAGGAGATAGCATTAAAGCGCGGCTGGGTCTACAAGACTACAAAAGAGCCTTTAATTGAGGAGGCTGCTAGAGCTGTTATAAGAGGCTACCATGATGGAGTAATACCCTTCTATATAAGGCCCTCATGGATTAATAGGGGGGCAGGGGAGCACGTTGATAGTAGTTAG